Proteins encoded within one genomic window of Formosa agariphila KMM 3901:
- a CDS encoding IS3 family transposase has translation MKAKEKSKGFTSLTTITRCFGLKRDAYYKYKSRADKRLIQEQQIIKIVSRKRKSLPREGVRKLIRSLDNEFYKANLKVGRDSLFSVLRKYNMLTLRKKTSARTTNSYHRFYKYNNLIKDMEITRPNQVWVSDITYIRTIKGFCYLALITDMYSRKIVGYDLSDSLELKGCVRALNKAIYQAKNTKKLVHHSDRGIQYCSNVYTQILKRKKIDISMTEENHCYENAMAERVNGILKDEFYLDQTFDNVAHAKRATKNAINLYNEIRLHLSLDYKTPNMVYKLSA, from the coding sequence ATTAAAGCCAAAGAGAAATCCAAGGGATTTACATCTTTAACAACTATAACACGTTGTTTTGGACTTAAACGTGATGCGTATTATAAATACAAATCTAGAGCTGATAAGCGGTTAATACAGGAACAACAAATTATAAAAATAGTCAGTAGAAAACGTAAATCCCTTCCTAGAGAAGGTGTGCGTAAACTCATTAGATCGTTAGACAATGAGTTTTACAAAGCCAATCTTAAAGTCGGCAGAGACTCTTTATTTAGCGTACTTAGAAAGTATAATATGCTTACACTAAGAAAGAAAACCAGTGCCAGAACTACAAACTCTTATCATCGTTTTTATAAATACAATAACCTGATAAAAGATATGGAAATTACAAGGCCAAATCAGGTGTGGGTAAGCGATATTACCTACATAAGAACCATTAAAGGATTTTGTTACTTAGCACTAATAACAGATATGTATTCTAGGAAAATCGTAGGATATGACCTAAGTGATAGCCTAGAATTAAAAGGATGTGTCAGAGCTTTAAACAAAGCTATATATCAAGCTAAAAACACAAAGAAACTTGTACATCACTCCGATAGAGGCATACAGTATTGTAGCAATGTATACACGCAAATATTAAAAAGAAAAAAGATAGATATTAGTATGACTGAAGAAAATCATTGTTACGAAAATGCTATGGCAGAGCGGGTAAATGGCATACTAAAAGATGAATTCTATCTTGACCAAACCTTTGATAACGTGGCGCACGCCAAGAGAGCTACAAAAAATGCAATTAATCTATACAACGAAATAAGATTACATTTATCTTTAGATTATAAAACACCTAATATGGTATATAAATTATCAGCTTAA
- a CDS encoding transposase — MYKNDKVIRRYSEPFKLKILAELTTGKHTKSELCKLYSIAPTTVNEWIKKYNRKDLMNTRVKVETKDEISRIKALQKEIEQLKKLLIKKDLDTLVLDSYLEVAAEDLGYKSVAELKKKLSIKP; from the coding sequence ATGTACAAAAATGACAAAGTAATCAGACGGTATTCAGAACCTTTCAAACTGAAAATTTTAGCCGAACTTACAACCGGTAAACACACAAAGAGCGAACTTTGTAAACTCTACTCCATTGCTCCTACAACGGTCAACGAGTGGATTAAAAAGTACAATCGTAAAGATCTAATGAACACCAGAGTAAAAGTGGAAACAAAAGACGAAATATCTAGAATTAAAGCACTTCAAAAAGAGATTGAACAGCTTAAAAAACTACTGATTAAAAAGGATTTAGATACTTTGGTATTAGATTCATACCTTGAGGTAGCAGCCGAAGACTTAGGCTATAAATCGGTTGCTGAACTAAAAAAAAAGCTAAGTATAAAGCCTTAA
- a CDS encoding DUF5677 domain-containing protein, translating to MEEKGLNITSCINNYVENVRSSLKIRWNKWDKNLIEHSTYEVIGGILARQCSLAIQLSTNLQMWNEEIAPIILRTMADNHINLAWILVNPKEHSEKFIIHGLGQLKLDLEHRKNNLDETMKGEIEEYIEREEQFINSQKYTFLTEVNLGSWSGLNTRKMAEEAGIIDFYNYVYQPFSNCTHSTWAHISKYNTDLSKNPLHKFFRHPIIIDFEPHINYLNLAGKYLDKSMREFDRVFKLNINEDSAFDILLKELNELSSEKNN from the coding sequence ATGGAAGAAAAAGGTTTAAATATTACTAGTTGCATAAATAATTACGTCGAAAACGTAAGGAGTTCCCTAAAAATAAGGTGGAATAAATGGGACAAAAACTTAATAGAACATAGCACTTATGAAGTAATTGGTGGAATTTTGGCTAGACAATGTTCTCTGGCTATTCAGTTATCAACTAATTTACAAATGTGGAACGAAGAAATTGCACCCATTATATTGAGAACAATGGCTGATAACCATATCAATCTTGCTTGGATATTAGTAAATCCTAAAGAGCATTCTGAAAAATTTATTATTCACGGTCTTGGTCAACTAAAACTTGACCTTGAACATAGAAAAAATAATTTGGACGAAACTATGAAAGGAGAAATAGAAGAATATATAGAGCGTGAAGAACAGTTCATTAATTCTCAAAAATATACTTTCCTAACAGAAGTAAATCTTGGAAGTTGGTCTGGGTTAAATACACGCAAAATGGCTGAAGAAGCTGGAATAATTGATTTTTATAATTACGTTTATCAACCATTTAGTAATTGCACTCACAGTACTTGGGCTCATATTTCAAAATATAATACGGATTTAAGCAAAAACCCTTTACATAAGTTTTTTAGACATCCTATAATCATCGATTTCGAACCACATATTAACTATTTAAATTTGGCGGGTAAATATTTGGACAAATCGATGAGAGAGTTTGATAGAGTTTTTAAATTAAATATAAATGAAGATTCAGCTTTTGATATTCTTTTAAAGGAATTGAACGAGTTGTCATCAGAAAAAAATAACTAG
- a CDS encoding DUF1963 domain-containing protein, which translates to MHRVIFIEKLSNLEQRNYPEQYSDLAKFNECEIDYFEQFSLPSYQNYKILDLNFTDEDDNLLFEASEIINEITLAGEDIGHQILGNAQAVQGDACYSWALQSIGHKLKTLSELNISDQNRVLENQKNIRLLLQIDMLDNIPNLSKFGASGGIYFGITENDLANGNFENTYFELQNS; encoded by the coding sequence TTGCATCGAGTAATCTTTATTGAAAAATTATCGAATTTAGAACAAAGAAACTATCCTGAACAATATAGCGATTTGGCAAAATTTAATGAATGCGAGATTGACTATTTCGAGCAATTCAGTTTGCCATCTTATCAAAATTATAAAATCCTAGATTTAAATTTTACGGATGAAGATGACAATCTCCTATTTGAAGCATCAGAAATTATAAATGAAATAACATTAGCAGGGGAAGATATTGGACATCAGATATTGGGAAATGCACAAGCTGTTCAAGGCGATGCATGCTATTCTTGGGCTTTACAATCTATAGGACATAAACTAAAAACTTTATCAGAATTAAATATATCAGACCAAAATAGAGTTTTAGAAAATCAAAAAAACATAAGACTTTTATTGCAAATCGATATGTTAGATAACATACCTAATTTATCAAAATTTGGAGCTAGTGGAGGCATATATTTCGGTATAACAGAAAATGATTTAGCAAATGGAAATTTTGAGAACACGTATTTTGAACTACAAAACTCATAA
- a CDS encoding tetratricopeptide repeat protein — protein sequence MSIKQKIISLVILFVICSCNKKTTTDYSSLDESKKEELANWYHEMSNYFYQPSELYRTYKDSALAVQPNNVDLRQRLSYSYKKVGEHIKAMEVLNKAVEIDTANGKADVLEYRAWTLLYYYRDYEGVVRDVDLIEKITGNSYNSCWGEPCGFHKGQALYKLNNFKKAIETFETVNSEEEKLGFDINDNYMIFFYIGRCYSEMKDYKKAILFYEKSLASVKQFPEAYYQLGLIYKKLNNYEKANENFKLAKEYIDYSMNEPYVERFDEVFQYMIDNELKE from the coding sequence ATGTCCATAAAACAAAAAATAATTAGTTTAGTTATACTATTTGTAATCTGTAGTTGTAATAAAAAAACAACTACAGATTATTCGTCATTGGATGAAAGTAAAAAAGAAGAATTAGCAAATTGGTATCACGAAATGTCAAACTATTTTTATCAACCATCAGAACTCTATAGAACATATAAAGACTCAGCTTTAGCAGTACAACCAAATAATGTAGATTTAAGACAGAGACTTTCTTATTCATACAAAAAAGTTGGAGAACATATTAAAGCCATGGAAGTCTTAAACAAAGCTGTTGAAATTGACACAGCAAATGGAAAGGCAGATGTATTAGAATATAGAGCTTGGACTCTTTTATACTATTATAGAGATTATGAAGGTGTCGTTAGAGATGTTGACTTAATCGAAAAAATTACAGGTAATTCTTATAATTCTTGTTGGGGAGAACCTTGTGGTTTTCACAAAGGCCAAGCTTTATATAAATTAAATAATTTTAAAAAAGCTATTGAAACATTTGAAACAGTAAATTCAGAAGAAGAAAAATTAGGGTTTGATATCAATGACAATTATATGATTTTCTTTTATATTGGAAGATGTTATTCAGAAATGAAAGATTATAAAAAGGCTATACTTTTCTATGAAAAATCCCTAGCATCAGTAAAACAATTTCCAGAAGCGTATTATCAATTAGGTTTGATTTATAAAAAATTAAATAATTATGAAAAAGCTAATGAAAATTTCAAATTAGCAAAAGAGTATATTGATTATAGTATGAATGAACCTTATGTTGAACGTTTTGACGAAGTTTTTCAATATATGATAGATAACGAACTGAAAGAATAA
- a CDS encoding Hsp20/alpha crystallin family protein, with protein MSNVVSVPKNGSLANRNSNQNFPTLSTWLDDVFNRDLPSVFSSNFNTGMTLPQVNIKETADAFVVDMAVPGLKKSDFHIDLDNQLLSISTEVKEENEHKEDNYTRREFGYSSFKRTFTLPESVNDEKINATYKEGILCVTLPKKEEAKQKPARSITIS; from the coding sequence ATGAGCAATGTAGTAAGTGTTCCTAAAAATGGAAGTTTAGCGAACAGAAATTCAAATCAAAATTTCCCAACTTTATCAACTTGGTTAGACGATGTCTTTAATCGTGATCTACCATCGGTATTCTCTTCTAACTTTAATACTGGCATGACTTTGCCACAAGTAAACATTAAAGAAACTGCCGATGCATTTGTTGTAGATATGGCTGTTCCTGGTCTTAAAAAATCAGATTTCCATATCGATTTAGACAATCAGTTACTATCCATTTCTACAGAGGTAAAAGAGGAAAACGAACACAAAGAAGATAATTACACACGCAGAGAATTTGGCTATTCGTCTTTCAAAAGAACCTTTACGCTGCCAGAAAGTGTAAACGACGAAAAGATAAACGCGACTTATAAAGAAGGTATTTTATGCGTTACATTACCTAAAAAAGAAGAAGCCAAACAAAAGCCTGCTAGAAGTATTACCATTTCGTAA
- the trpB gene encoding tryptophan synthase subunit beta produces MSNYFKTYPDSEGFFDGYGGAFIPPALEVEMKKIADAYHTISKSHNFIQELRSIRKHYQGRPTPVYYCSRLSEKYGGRIYLKREDLNHTGAHKLNHCMGEALLAKHLGKKKLIAETGAGQHGVALATAAAYFGLECEIHMGEVDIKKQHPNVVRMKILGAEIVPVTKGLKTLKEAVDSAFEAYLKDPENTIYCIGSVVGPHPFPMMVRDFQRVVGIEAREQYLEMTGELPDHVVACVGGGSNAIGIFSAFLEDDECQIHGVEPAGRSLDLGDHAATMKFGSPGVIHGFKCYMLKDEQGEPAPVYSVASGLDYPGVGPEHSMLKDTEAVNYDIINDEDAIDAFYELSRLEGIIPAIESAHAVAYALKLAKAHPQKSILVNLSGRGDKDIDYVVETYGLPD; encoded by the coding sequence ATGAGTAATTATTTTAAAACATACCCAGACAGTGAAGGGTTTTTCGACGGTTATGGAGGTGCTTTTATTCCGCCGGCCTTAGAGGTTGAAATGAAAAAAATAGCAGATGCTTACCATACCATTAGTAAATCTCACAACTTTATACAAGAACTGCGTAGCATACGTAAACATTATCAAGGGCGACCAACACCAGTGTATTATTGCTCGCGTTTGTCTGAAAAATATGGCGGACGCATTTATTTAAAACGTGAAGATTTAAATCATACCGGTGCTCATAAATTAAATCACTGTATGGGGGAGGCTTTACTGGCTAAGCATTTGGGTAAAAAGAAACTTATTGCAGAAACCGGTGCGGGACAACATGGTGTGGCTTTGGCTACGGCAGCAGCCTATTTTGGATTAGAATGCGAAATCCATATGGGGGAAGTCGATATTAAAAAACAACATCCTAATGTGGTACGCATGAAAATATTAGGTGCAGAAATTGTACCTGTTACTAAAGGATTAAAAACCTTAAAAGAAGCAGTAGATTCGGCGTTCGAAGCCTATCTTAAAGACCCCGAAAACACCATTTATTGTATTGGTTCGGTTGTGGGGCCACATCCGTTTCCTATGATGGTTCGCGATTTTCAACGTGTGGTTGGAATTGAAGCTCGTGAGCAGTATTTAGAAATGACGGGCGAATTACCAGATCATGTTGTGGCTTGTGTGGGTGGTGGTAGTAATGCCATTGGAATATTCTCAGCATTTTTAGAAGACGACGAATGTCAAATCCACGGAGTAGAGCCTGCGGGACGTTCGTTAGATTTAGGAGATCATGCTGCAACCATGAAATTTGGTTCGCCGGGTGTTATTCACGGTTTTAAATGTTATATGCTAAAAGACGAACAGGGCGAACCTGCACCTGTATATTCGGTAGCTAGCGGATTGGATTACCCAGGCGTGGGACCAGAACACAGTATGCTTAAGGATACGGAAGCGGTGAATTACGACATTATTAACGATGAAGACGCTATTGATGCGTTTTACGAATTAAGTCGTTTAGAAGGTATTATTCCTGCTATAGAAAGTGCACATGCGGTGGCTTATGCTTTGAAATTGGCTAAAGCACATCCTCAAAAATCTATATTGGTGAATTTAAGTGGACGCGGTGATAAAGATATCGACTATGTGGTAGAAACTTATGGATTGCCAGACTAA
- a CDS encoding NADH:flavin oxidoreductase/NADH oxidase family protein, which produces MNILEQEMILPNGAVLSNRIAKSAMSENLSNKHQEPTAVLIDAYKVWAQGGAGLLITGNIMIDPNAVGEPRNVVVQDRKNMDLLKQWAESVKGTKTQLWAQLNHPGRQAMEQINGVLKAPSAVALKTRGRKDATKKIPEALTEKEILDIIEGFANTSAILKDAGFSGVQIHGAHGYLVSQFLSPQANIRTDKWGGSLENRARFVVEVYNAIRARVGKDFPIGIKLNSADFQKGGFTEEESMEVVKILSAAGMDLIEISGGTYEAPAMMGKQKESTKQREAYFMDYIEKVRQVTTTPLMLTGGFRTTSVMQDAVASNQLDIIGVARPFAVFPNMGNDIINNSRSNFNTDIKKTGVKGIDGSMNIIWYETQIKRLGQGKQPNPNLSAWSVFLNYAWLIIEQKLKSKTK; this is translated from the coding sequence ATGAATATATTAGAGCAAGAAATGATTTTGCCAAATGGGGCTGTCCTAAGTAATAGGATTGCTAAATCTGCAATGAGTGAAAACTTATCGAACAAACATCAGGAGCCTACTGCGGTTCTTATAGATGCTTATAAAGTATGGGCTCAAGGTGGCGCTGGATTGCTAATTACCGGTAACATTATGATTGATCCTAACGCCGTTGGAGAACCTCGAAATGTGGTTGTTCAAGACCGTAAAAACATGGATCTGCTTAAACAGTGGGCAGAAAGTGTAAAAGGGACTAAAACACAATTGTGGGCGCAATTAAATCATCCTGGGCGTCAAGCTATGGAGCAAATTAATGGGGTGTTAAAAGCACCTTCTGCAGTCGCTTTAAAAACGAGAGGTCGAAAAGATGCCACAAAAAAAATACCTGAAGCCTTAACCGAAAAAGAAATTCTAGACATTATTGAAGGCTTTGCAAACACCTCGGCTATTTTAAAAGACGCTGGATTCTCTGGTGTTCAGATTCATGGTGCACATGGCTATTTGGTGAGTCAGTTTTTATCGCCTCAAGCCAATATAAGAACCGATAAATGGGGAGGAAGTTTAGAAAATAGAGCCCGATTTGTTGTTGAGGTGTATAACGCCATAAGAGCCCGTGTTGGAAAGGATTTTCCTATTGGGATTAAATTAAATTCCGCGGACTTTCAGAAAGGAGGCTTTACTGAAGAAGAATCTATGGAAGTGGTTAAAATCTTGTCGGCAGCAGGCATGGACCTGATTGAAATTTCAGGTGGAACTTACGAAGCTCCGGCCATGATGGGAAAACAAAAAGAGAGTACTAAACAGCGCGAAGCTTACTTTATGGATTACATCGAAAAGGTAAGACAGGTCACTACAACGCCTTTAATGCTAACGGGAGGATTCCGTACAACGTCGGTAATGCAAGATGCTGTAGCCTCTAATCAATTAGATATTATTGGTGTGGCGCGTCCGTTTGCCGTGTTTCCAAATATGGGGAATGACATTATTAATAATAGCCGTTCTAATTTTAATACAGACATTAAAAAAACGGGTGTAAAAGGTATCGATGGTTCTATGAATATTATTTGGTACGAAACCCAAATTAAGCGTCTCGGACAAGGGAAACAACCTAACCCGAATTTAAGTGCATGGTCGGTGTTTCTTAATTATGCGTGGTTAATTATAGAGCAAAAACTAAAAAGTAAAACAAAATAG
- a CDS encoding uroporphyrinogen decarboxylase/cobalamine-independent methonine synthase family protein yields MNLIPTESVGSVPRPKALQEAMTAFSQGNLSETEMNKHFDAVVKDTISRMEQTGSPIVSDGEQTKTSFVTYPLDGLTNLASDGILIPFEDGHARQLPRITSGPFHYSTYAGSYLPRAKKFATRPLKQAVISASAMSLLYPQDGIANYSQEQFITDLVNQSAADIRSCFDNGALHVQVDFTEARLAIKLDPSKALLKQFIDLNNQVLTRFTAEERQRIGFHTCPGGDHDSTHSADVDYTELIPLFLTLNSGNFYMQMANEQNPAKALKHIGENIRPNQRVYVGVIDVINAEIETPEQVYERIMTAAEYIPVNQLGTTDDCGFSPFSDDLATSRDTAFAKITARVEGTRMASEKLKL; encoded by the coding sequence ATGAATTTAATACCAACGGAATCCGTAGGAAGCGTACCACGTCCTAAAGCATTACAAGAGGCTATGACTGCCTTTTCTCAAGGTAATTTATCTGAAACCGAAATGAATAAGCACTTCGATGCTGTGGTTAAGGATACCATAAGCCGTATGGAACAAACCGGATCGCCTATAGTTTCTGATGGCGAACAAACCAAAACCAGTTTTGTAACGTATCCGTTAGATGGGCTTACCAATTTAGCTTCAGATGGGATTTTAATTCCATTTGAAGATGGACATGCCCGTCAATTACCCCGAATAACTTCTGGTCCGTTTCACTATTCAACATATGCTGGGAGTTATTTGCCAAGAGCAAAAAAGTTTGCTACACGCCCTTTAAAACAAGCGGTGATTTCGGCTTCAGCTATGAGTTTATTGTATCCGCAAGACGGGATTGCTAACTATTCGCAAGAACAATTTATCACAGACCTTGTCAATCAATCGGCAGCCGATATTAGAAGTTGTTTCGATAATGGTGCTCTTCATGTGCAAGTCGATTTTACCGAAGCACGTTTGGCTATTAAATTAGATCCCTCTAAAGCCCTTTTAAAACAGTTCATCGATTTAAACAATCAGGTATTAACCCGCTTTACTGCCGAAGAGCGTCAGCGAATCGGATTTCATACGTGTCCTGGCGGCGATCACGATAGTACCCATAGTGCCGATGTCGATTACACCGAACTGATTCCACTGTTTTTAACCTTAAACTCGGGGAACTTTTATATGCAAATGGCCAACGAGCAAAACCCAGCAAAAGCCTTAAAACATATAGGTGAAAACATTCGTCCGAATCAACGGGTTTATGTGGGAGTTATAGATGTGATAAATGCAGAAATCGAAACACCAGAACAAGTTTATGAGCGTATTATGACGGCTGCAGAATATATTCCTGTAAACCAATTAGGAACGACAGACGATTGTGGATTCTCACCTTTTAGCGACGATTTAGCCACTAGTAGAGATACCGCTTTCGCTAAAATCACCGCACGTGTAGAAGGGACAAGAATGGCATCAGAGAAGTTGAAATTGTAA
- a CDS encoding 3-keto-disaccharide hydrolase has product MKTILKPTLLATAVILLCITLTSWNSNPPKADTWEHLLDLELSNWDAFVGAPHHTVAIEGYEKGNGMDEGTPLGLNNDPLNVFTTVELDGEPVLKVSGEIYGAVTSKKEYENYHLSLMFKWGEKKYEPRLDKPMDSGVLYHAIGEEGAFWNCWMQSQEFQIQEEDCGDYYTIAGTGADIRAIKKENPNSDWDIFIYNPNSDYKQFKTGEDGRCRKSENYGKLEGWNQIDLVCLGDKAYHIVNGKVVLVMENSVTYNENDVAKPLTKGKIQLQSEGAEIYYKDIKIRSVTALPTEFAKQL; this is encoded by the coding sequence ATGAAAACTATTTTAAAACCAACCCTTTTGGCTACTGCCGTAATTTTACTTTGTATAACTCTGACCTCTTGGAATTCCAATCCGCCCAAAGCCGACACTTGGGAACACCTCCTAGATTTAGAACTGAGCAATTGGGACGCGTTTGTTGGTGCTCCGCATCACACCGTAGCTATTGAAGGGTACGAAAAAGGGAATGGTATGGACGAAGGCACGCCCTTAGGATTAAACAACGATCCGTTAAACGTGTTTACCACAGTAGAACTGGATGGCGAACCCGTGCTAAAAGTTTCGGGAGAAATATATGGGGCAGTCACCAGCAAAAAGGAATACGAAAACTACCATTTAAGTTTGATGTTTAAGTGGGGCGAAAAGAAATACGAACCGCGTTTAGACAAGCCTATGGATAGCGGTGTGTTGTATCATGCTATTGGCGAAGAGGGCGCGTTTTGGAACTGTTGGATGCAGTCTCAAGAATTTCAGATTCAAGAAGAAGATTGTGGCGATTATTATACCATAGCGGGTACTGGAGCCGATATTAGAGCCATTAAGAAAGAAAACCCAAATTCAGATTGGGATATTTTTATCTACAATCCAAATAGCGATTATAAGCAGTTTAAGACAGGTGAAGACGGCCGTTGTAGAAAAAGTGAGAACTACGGAAAATTAGAAGGGTGGAATCAGATTGATTTGGTGTGCTTGGGCGATAAAGCCTATCATATTGTAAACGGCAAAGTAGTATTGGTCATGGAAAACTCGGTGACTTACAATGAGAACGATGTTGCTAAACCATTAACCAAAGGAAAAATCCAATTGCAGAGTGAAGGCGCAGAAATCTATTATAAAGACATTAAAATCAGGTCGGTTACTGCATTACCCACTGAATTTGCTAAGCAATTGTAA
- a CDS encoding DUF5060 domain-containing protein, with the protein MKKFLLFACVLLTIACQSHAQKTIQGHKWETVDITFIAKGHIAKPFQVDLSATFQAPDGSQLTVPGFYNDNNTWVVRFNPNQEGTWTSVSTSSIKKLNGVTHIIEVSPAHADVHGGITVSKTDPQKLVYEDGSPYNLVANEVDWLFALDYGNPNLTKTKTLVEAISANGYNQIIMNVYAYDLDWTQSENIDPKWDFGSKKEIFPFLGDNENPDYSALNVEFFKHYDRVIDLLEDHGISAHIMIYVWNKMVNWPEANSEADNMYFDYVVKRYQAKSNVVWDISKEALRYGYDDPNYITERIDRLKALDAYKRLVTVHDFEYCEANPDKVDIISAQFWHSDIYSKMLNLKAEYPNKPIINLENGAYEACQYDIFLDSNYSDPISAIERNYQCAFAGTYTSYYWQGMAWNVVIYDPFADEVTVQPKFEYYKHFQAFLDKVNFEKLQPTNRYNSSGYCLANTEDGEFVYYMPKANSALAVKGLPKAEKLEIQWFNPLTGIYTEPYQVDFKSWLVVNPKFKGVDNVFIVKLINRKQ; encoded by the coding sequence ATGAAGAAATTCTTACTATTCGCATGCGTATTGCTCACCATAGCGTGCCAATCTCATGCCCAAAAAACAATTCAAGGTCATAAATGGGAAACCGTCGATATTACGTTTATCGCAAAAGGCCATATTGCTAAACCTTTTCAAGTCGATTTATCTGCTACATTTCAAGCACCTGATGGTTCACAACTAACCGTACCGGGCTTTTACAACGATAATAACACATGGGTGGTGCGTTTCAATCCGAATCAAGAGGGGACGTGGACGTCCGTAAGTACGTCGTCAATCAAAAAGCTAAATGGTGTTACACATATAATCGAAGTGTCTCCTGCACATGCAGACGTTCACGGCGGTATTACCGTGAGTAAAACAGATCCGCAGAAACTTGTATACGAAGACGGTTCACCTTATAATTTGGTGGCGAACGAGGTCGATTGGTTGTTCGCTCTAGATTATGGTAACCCCAATCTTACCAAGACAAAGACTTTAGTGGAAGCGATTTCTGCCAATGGATACAATCAAATTATAATGAATGTTTACGCTTACGATTTAGATTGGACACAGAGCGAGAACATCGACCCTAAATGGGACTTCGGGTCTAAAAAAGAGATTTTTCCTTTTCTAGGCGATAACGAAAACCCAGATTATTCGGCCTTAAATGTGGAGTTCTTTAAGCATTATGATCGTGTGATTGATTTACTAGAAGACCATGGCATTTCTGCGCATATCATGATTTATGTGTGGAATAAAATGGTGAACTGGCCGGAAGCAAATTCGGAGGCCGACAATATGTATTTCGACTATGTAGTAAAACGGTATCAGGCAAAAAGTAATGTGGTTTGGGACATCTCTAAAGAAGCCCTGCGTTATGGTTACGACGACCCCAATTACATTACCGAGCGTATAGACCGACTAAAAGCATTAGATGCGTATAAGCGATTAGTTACGGTTCACGATTTCGAGTATTGCGAGGCGAATCCGGATAAGGTCGATATCATTTCTGCGCAATTCTGGCACTCCGATATTTATAGTAAAATGCTGAATTTAAAAGCAGAATACCCTAATAAACCCATTATAAATCTTGAAAATGGAGCGTATGAAGCCTGTCAGTACGATATTTTTCTAGACAGTAATTATAGCGATCCCATTTCTGCTATCGAGCGCAATTATCAATGTGCTTTTGCAGGCACGTATACCAGTTATTATTGGCAAGGGATGGCGTGGAATGTAGTTATTTACGATCCGTTTGCCGATGAGGTTACTGTGCAACCTAAATTTGAATATTACAAACACTTTCAAGCGTTTCTAGACAAAGTTAACTTTGAAAAACTTCAACCTACCAATCGCTACAATTCTAGTGGCTATTGTTTAGCAAATACTGAGGATGGCGAATTTGTATACTACATGCCAAAAGCCAACAGTGCGCTTGCTGTAAAAGGATTGCCAAAAGCCGAGAAATTAGAAATTCAATGGTTTAATCCGCTTACCGGAATTTATACCGAGCCGTATCAAGTCGACTTTAAAAGTTGGTTGGTTGTAAACCCTAAATTTAAAGGCGTAGACAATGTCTTCATTGTGAAACTCATCAACCGAAAACAATAA